GCGTAGAAGGCCAGGTGGGTGATCGCCTCCACCAGCTCATCCTCGGCGAGGCCGTTCTCGCGGGCCTTGGCCAGGTGGAAGGGCAGCTGCTCGGCGTTGCCGCCCGCCACCAGCGCGGCCACGGTGATCAGGCTGCGGTCGCGCGGCGAGAGCTGCTGGCGCTCCCACACATCGTCGAACAGCACCTTGTCGCTTAGCTCCGCCAGCTTGGGCGCGAAGTCACCCAGCATCTTCTGTGCCGATGATGATTTTTTGGTTGACATATGCCCCCCTTGATGTTCTAGAACGCGATCATGACCTTGATCGCCTCGCGGTCGTTCATGGCGCGGTAGCCGTCGGGCACGCCGTCTAGGTTGGTCACGCGGTCGAACACGCGGCCCGGCTGGATCCTGCCCTCCAGCACGTCGGGCAGCAGCTCCTCCATGTAGGCGCGCACCGGCGCGGGGCCGCCAGCGATGGTCACGTTCTTGAAGAAGGCGGGCTGCGATGCGGGGATCTCCTGCTCCTGGGGCACGCCCACGCGGCCCACCGCCCCGCCGGGGCGGGCGATCTGCAGCGCGGTCTCCATCGATGCGCCGTGGCCCACGCACTCAAGCACGGCGTGCGCGCCCAGCCCTCCGGTCAGCTTCAGCACCTGCTCCACCGCCGCCGCGCCGCGCTCGCTCACCACATCGGTCGCGCCGAACTCGCGGGCCAGCGCGATGCGGTCGGCGTGCCGCCCCAGCAGGATGATCTGCTCGGCACCCAGGCGCTTGGCCGCGATCACGCCGCACAGGCCTACCGCGCCGTCGCCCACCACCGCTGCAATTTTGCCGGGGGCCACCTTTGCGGCCACGGCGGCGTGATGCCCGGTGCCCATCAC
This portion of the Chloroflexia bacterium SDU3-3 genome encodes:
- a CDS encoding carboxymuconolactone decarboxylase family protein, whose translation is MSTKKSSSAQKMLGDFAPKLAELSDKVLFDDVWERQQLSPRDRSLITVAALVAGGNAEQLPFHLAKARENGLAEDELVEAITHLAFYAGWPRAMSAIMVAKQLFQP
- a CDS encoding alcohol dehydrogenase catalytic domain-containing protein; this translates as MRATVMYGAGDVRIAHVADVSITAPTDALVRITRACICGSDLWPYKNMERSEQGAQMGHEFIGVVEAVGRDVRTVKPGQLVVAPFAWSDGTCIFCQSGLHTSCLHGGWWGGADIGGGQGEAVRVPQADGTLVALPVGPDDALMPSLLTLSDVMGTGHHAAVAAKVAPGKIAAVVGDGAVGLCGVIAAKRLGAEQIILLGRHADRIALAREFGATDVVSERGAAAVEQVLKLTGGLGAHAVLECVGHGASMETALQIARPGGAVGRVGVPQEQEIPASQPAFFKNVTIAGGPAPVRAYMEELLPDVLEGRIQPGRVFDRVTNLDGVPDGYRAMNDREAIKVMIAF